The following is a genomic window from Miscanthus floridulus cultivar M001 chromosome 14, ASM1932011v1, whole genome shotgun sequence.
TCTGGCCTCCCAATCCAAGCCCCACGAAATGCCCAGGCTCTTTTTAATGTTGCTGTGGATGCCATAGTAGGCAATGGGGTGAAAATTCTGTTTTGGACTGATCGTTGGTTGGATGGCCGTACCATTGCAGAGGTGGCACCCAACCTGTTCAGAACAGTGTCGAAACGTACAGCCAAGAGGCGGACCGTTGCCCAAGCACTACAAAATAGAAGATGGGTTGGTGACATTAAAGGGGCTCGTACTGTGCAGGTTTTGGTTGAATATCTTCATGTTTGGGATTTAGTGGATGGCACAGTTTTGCAACAGGATGTAGAGGACCAATATAAGTGGAAGTTGACTCCATCGGGATCCTACAGCAGCAAGTCCGCCTATTTAGCCTTCTTTGTAGGAACCAGCAAGTTCAGCCCATGGAGAAGAATTTGGAAAAGTTGGGCCCCCCCTGCGTTGCAAATTTTTCATTTGGCCGGTGCTACATAATCGGTGCTGGACAGCTGATCGCCTAGCTAAACGGGGTCTGCCCCACCTGGAGGTTTGCCCATTTTGTGACCAGGCCGAGGAAACAATCAATCACTTGCTGGTTGGCTGTGTCTTCTCTTGCCAAGTCTGGGCATCGATTTTTCAGCTCTTGGGCTTAATGCAGTTATTTCCTGACCCTTCAGTGAGTCGTTTCTCTGGATGGTGGAGGAAAGTAATCAAAGCAGTACCAAAAGAAGTGCGTAGGGGCCTCAACTCCTTGATAATCTTGGTAGCATGGGAAGTTTGGAAACACCGAAATGACTGTGTGTTCGAGAATTCGAGGCCGTGCTTAGGGCTGTAAGCATAGAAGGTGGGCTCTGGTGTTCTGCTGGGGCTTCAAAGCTCCAGGAGCTCATGCCCAGGTTGCTGGCCATTGTTTTTTAGGCCTGTGGTCGCTGGTCGTTTGTTTATAGTAGTCTGTGGCGAGTCTGCAGTTTTTGTTTGAGTGGTGTTGGTCTGAGTGGTGTTCCTGGACTCGGGTTTGGGTCCTTCTGGACTCGTGTACTTTTTTTCTACCTTAATGAAATGACGCGCGGCTCTCCTGCGtggttcgagagaaaaaaaagaaaccagGATTTTCTTTTCTTGACAGTTTGTAATTTTTTTTCCAGTAACATCCCCTTTGAAACAAAGGAAGGTCCCAATGGCTATATGCAAACGGCGTGGGATACGTTTGAGGGACCAGATGGACAAGTCATTCATCGTGATCGAATTTTGATCTACTGCATGTGTGTTAACTCACTCATCTTGCTCCTGATTGGCTGTTGACTCCAGTTACCACTCCAGATTTATTGTCTTATGTTGAAATCTTTTGCAGGAAGCATCCCATCATAAAAAAGTTGAAAACTCCCAAGTGGGATCACATCATCTTTCCTGATGTCAAAAAAATCCGTGTACCAAAAATGATCGTTGGTACACTCAATGAAGATGATATACCCGAGGAAGAAGAGCCGCTGGAGCCTGAACCATCTCAGTCTCCTCCATCTGAATCTCCTCCGCCAGATGCAAGTGATCGGAATCAGTGCTCCTGTTCTAGTCCCGTCGACTCATTTGCACCAGCGTCCTTGTTTATGCATCCACATCCAGGCACTTGTGGTTGGCTTGGTGACTGACCGTCTGGTAGCTTAACTCACTCTCATTTACTAATATACTTCCTCTCAGTAATAGGTCCTTTAGCAACTTGCATGTAAATGAATAGCTTGGACCTCATGCTTTATTTGTTGCCACCTAAAACAAGAAGTCATTAGTCATGGTTATTGATTCCCGATCATTACCGACGTGATTCCGACCACACTATTCCGTTCCCGATTATCCGACGTAACCATTTCAATTTTCTTGACCAAAGTCTCCATTTCTGTTTCTGTTTCTGTTTCTTGGTAATAATATGAAATCAAAAGTGTTTAAAAGATTTTCCTGACAGTTTTCGTCCCTACAAAATAGGCCTTGCCTTCGTCAAATGCTTGTATTGACAGGTGGCCTCCTATCTAGCGCCCTCTACTGCTTGgctattatctaaaaaaaattgaTGGTACATTCAAGAAAATATTACGCTTCTAATTAATGGGTTCTTTGTCGCGTTCAATATTAAATAATATGTTATTTTCATTAAATGAGGGAACCAAATAAAGAAACACATATTTTCATCTAAAAATAGATGATCTTATAGGTCGGGGTGCGAGAATTAAGGAGTAAAAAAAATATGTTGCATAGAAAATAAGAAGTGAGATAAATAAAGGCACAGATAGAGATGTATTGGAAAAAAATATGGTTGTCATTTGATTTGCTACCAATTTGCGAACCTCTCACATTTTGCTTACCAAATTTATGACAAAATTTTTTTGTCTAATTTTTACTTGCTAAATCTTTAGCATGGTAAAGTTTAGACACAAGCGGAGATGTGCACGTAGCGCAGTAGTGGTGTCTGTCTCCCGTCGTAGAGCGCATCCGCCCGCGTTCGATTGCTAATCAAGGATCGAACCGGGGACTTTCCCCATACGGAGCCGAGCgggtgtgtgcgcgcgcgcgtgtgCTCGGTAGATGCGTTCTAAGAAATCTCGGCAGTCTCATCTATACTTGAGTGTGTGGTTAGTATAATTGTCCAATACGAGTTTTACGTTACATGCCCGTGCTCTTGGTgcggtcaaaaagaaaaaaaaaggtttaACCACAAACCAAGCAGGCCCTAGAATAACAGTTGGATCTGCCTTGTCCGGCTGGATTTGGCGGCAGTCACGGCAAAGTTACCGAATCTCCATACCCCAAACACCAGACTGGGCCTCGTCAAGGTCCAGGACAGCTGTACAGTGACACAGAACAAGCGGCGTTTCAGAAACCAGCGCCCACCCTCCGCCGGCGCGGATAGACGAATCTCTTCTCTCTAGCCGTCGTTTGCACCGGCCCGAAATGGAGATGCTTCCGCGATGCTGATTCCTTCCCTCTGGTGAGGACCCCTAACCTGCTCGGCCGGGTCTTGGCTGCGAGCGACCGAGTCCAATTCTTCCTTTCTCCCCATCAGTTAGTGCCGGAATTCTTCGTCATGGTTGGGGTTTTCGATTAGGTACGGAGTTCTTCGTCACGGTTGGGGTTTTCGATTAGGGCTGTCGCCTTCAGCGGGTGCAAGATGCGGCCATCAATCGACCGTAGCTAAGCTGACGCGGGTGATAAACTAGAATTAACTGTAGATGATTGCCCTCAGCAACGTAATGCAGTGCAGCGAGCTACGGTTGGTTCTGTTGATTCTTCATTTTTATTCAGTTAACAGAAATTTATTGTCGTTGATCAGGGTACTTCGACGGCAGAGGAGAACATATTGGGGGTTTTGATTGGTCCATCAGTAGCTCTTGCTGTGGAAAGGAGCTGCCTGATTGTTGGACTGTGTCGGCCATGAATCAAGTAGAGAGTTCAGTCAGTGAATTTCTGACACCGAGAAGTGCACGTGATGTGAAGCGGAAGAGCAAGAAGAGGCGCAAGGCACAACATGATGATGTAAAATGAGCTCATAAACCTGCTATTTTTGTTTGTTCTATGTATTAATTCGAAATTTTGCTTATGTAGCAGCAAAAGATTCCAGTTCGCTTTAGTTTAGCGCACTGAAACGTGGCACTGTATTGATTAGGTAGTTTTGCTTGTTCATCTGGGTATGAGCAAAATGCAGCTAATCAATATAGGAAACTGAGTTTTCCCTAAATTCATCATGTCTCTTGGACTGCATACTTGCAGATTTCTGCGCGAGCATGTTGCGCACTGAACATGCCTCTCTTGTGGTTTAGAAATAACAtttaaaacagaaagatggagttTTTATGATTGGTACTGGATTAGGAACGAAAAATAGTGTATACCTATGCTATGGTAAATATCAAGGGTGGCTGTTGTTCTTCGGCAACAGTTCAGATTCTGGGCTGGGAGTACCTGTTGTGGCTTCATGTTACGTTACTGTTTGTTAAATATTTGGGAAGGTGCTACAAATCCTTCCAAAGATCCAAGTCCAGAAAAAAGCTAGGCTAATGTTCTCACATGTTTGGTTATTGTGTTTACTGGGGGCTGGTTAGTTATGTGGTTTATTGTCCCTACCTCCATGTATGCAATGATGTTATCATCTTGTTCCAAGTTGACTTGAATGTGTCCAGAATAGTTACTAATTAGTACATAGTTTGTAGACTGCCATGTCTAAAGTAATCGCAGATACTAAACACCTGAATTTACTGGCTGCGAATGCTTCTTTTTTATAAGGAAATATTCACTTTTTACTATCCCATGATAAAAAACATTTGAATGATATTTTTAAAATACCTTTGGAGTTTGGAGTTGATTGCATTATGCACAAGGTTTTATGTTCCAAACCTGCAGGTAGCACCACTTTTAAGCGAAAATTCCTCTTTGGCCCGCTGCTTCTATCACCATGATTTTTGTTTGGTGCGCATTCCCGGGGCCTGTTTGACAAAGCTCCCAGGCAGAGCTCTGTCAAACGGCATTCTGGTCTGATTCTCTAAAACGAACTATTTGTGCATCATGATGAACTGATGATATCCATTTTTACTGTCCATTGTTCTTCCAATTTCACAACATTAAGATTAATATGCTTTTTTGTGCAGGGTGATGATGTCTGTGCGATTTGTGACGATGGTGGCTATGTAACTTGGTAGGTGTACCGATAATTAGGTTTCAGTGACTTGGCTTCCTCTTCTTTATATGACCACTGAATAGTTTTTTCCAAGAAAAACCCATATCTTGTATCTGTATTAAAGCTGAGTTCAAACACTGGCACCTGAGAGTGCCTTTCCCCTTGCTGTCCTATTTTGCGTCCAGTGGTTATGGATAGAcataattaataatttataaaatcccCATTTTGGAGTGAACCACAGTTAATGCATACAATTG
Proteins encoded in this region:
- the LOC136505481 gene encoding uncharacterized protein isoform X1 yields the protein MTPVESPQNDLRRLWRGGGIELKNTTPKRRPDGDDLCATCDDGGDVICNIPFETKEGPNGYMQTAWDTFEGPDGQVIHRDRILIYCMKHPIIKKLKTPKWDHIIFPDVKKIRVPKMIVGTLNEDDIPEEEEPLEPEPSQSPPSESPPPDASDRNQCSCSSPVDSFAPASLFMHPHPGTCGWLGD